The following are encoded in a window of Flavobacterium cupriresistens genomic DNA:
- a CDS encoding DNA topoisomerase IV subunit B — MLEQNQYNEDNIRSLDWKEHIRMRPGMYIGKLGDGSSPDDGIYILLKEVLDNCIDEFVMGAGKTIEVTIKDKTVSVRDYGRGIPLGKVVDVVSKMNTGGKYDSKAFQKSVGLNGVGTKAVNALSSSFRVESVRDEKQKAAEFSAGNLVSEEDVIDTTKRKGTKVSFTPDETIFKNYKFRLEYVIKMVKNYCYLNNGLTIIFNGEKYLSENGLRDLLEETISEEDLEYPIIHLKDHDIEIALTHSKTQYSEEYHSFVNGQNTTQGGTHLAAYREAVVKTIREFYNKNFEASDVRKSIVSAISIKVMEPVFESQTKTKLGSMDMGSDDGTPAVSVRTFVNDFVKTKLDNYLHKNTPTAEALLRKILQAERERKELSGIRKLATDRAKKANLHNKKLRDCRAHLPDTKNPRNLESTLFITEGDSASGSITKSRDVNTQAVFSLRGKPLNSYGMSKKIVYENEEFNLLQAALDIEDGLEKLRYNNIVIATDADVDGMHIRLLLITFFLQFFPELIKEGHLYILQTPLFRVRNKKETIYCYSEEERKDAIEKLKPKPEITRFKGLGEISPDEFKNFIGDTIRLDPVMMDKNTSIEQLLSFYMGKNTPDRQEFIIKNLKVELDAIEEEA, encoded by the coding sequence ATGCTAGAGCAAAATCAATATAACGAAGATAACATTCGATCACTCGATTGGAAAGAACATATCCGTATGCGTCCGGGAATGTATATCGGAAAATTAGGTGATGGATCTTCACCAGATGATGGTATTTATATTCTTTTAAAAGAGGTTTTAGACAACTGTATCGATGAATTCGTTATGGGTGCCGGAAAAACTATTGAAGTGACGATCAAGGATAAAACGGTTTCTGTTCGGGATTACGGACGTGGAATTCCGTTAGGTAAAGTAGTCGACGTAGTTTCGAAAATGAACACTGGAGGAAAGTACGATTCTAAAGCTTTCCAGAAATCAGTGGGTCTGAATGGTGTCGGAACAAAAGCGGTTAATGCTTTGTCAAGTAGTTTTCGTGTAGAATCGGTTCGTGATGAGAAACAGAAAGCAGCAGAATTTTCGGCAGGGAATCTTGTTTCAGAAGAAGATGTAATTGATACAACAAAACGAAAAGGAACAAAGGTTTCTTTTACACCGGACGAAACGATTTTCAAAAACTATAAATTCCGTTTAGAATATGTAATCAAAATGGTCAAAAACTATTGTTATCTGAACAATGGTTTGACGATTATCTTCAATGGTGAAAAATACCTTTCAGAAAACGGTCTTAGAGATTTATTAGAAGAAACCATCAGTGAAGAAGATTTAGAATATCCGATTATTCATTTGAAAGATCATGATATTGAAATCGCTTTAACACACAGTAAAACACAATATAGCGAAGAATACCATTCTTTTGTAAACGGTCAGAATACCACACAAGGAGGTACGCACTTAGCCGCTTACAGAGAAGCTGTTGTAAAAACCATTAGAGAATTTTATAACAAAAACTTTGAGGCATCAGACGTTCGTAAATCGATTGTGAGTGCGATTAGTATCAAGGTAATGGAACCTGTTTTTGAGTCTCAGACCAAAACCAAATTGGGTTCAATGGACATGGGTTCTGATGATGGAACGCCTGCAGTATCGGTTCGTACTTTTGTAAATGATTTTGTGAAAACCAAATTAGATAATTATTTACATAAAAATACACCAACGGCAGAAGCCTTGTTGCGTAAAATTTTACAAGCAGAACGCGAACGTAAGGAACTATCAGGAATTAGAAAACTGGCCACAGACCGTGCTAAAAAAGCCAATCTTCACAATAAAAAATTAAGAGATTGTCGTGCACATCTTCCTGATACAAAAAATCCAAGAAACTTAGAAAGTACTTTGTTTATTACCGAGGGAGATTCGGCATCGGGATCGATTACCAAATCGCGTGATGTAAATACACAAGCCGTTTTCAGTTTACGTGGTAAGCCTCTGAACTCGTACGGAATGAGCAAAAAGATTGTGTATGAAAACGAAGAATTTAATTTACTGCAAGCTGCTTTAGATATAGAAGACGGATTAGAAAAATTAAGATACAACAATATCGTAATCGCAACCGATGCCGATGTCGATGGTATGCACATCCGTTTGTTGTTGATTACGTTCTTTCTTCAGTTTTTCCCCGAATTAATAAAAGAAGGGCATTTATACATTTTGCAAACACCACTTTTTAGGGTTAGAAATAAAAAAGAAACGATCTATTGTTATTCGGAAGAAGAAAGAAAAGACGCGATTGAGAAATTAAAACCAAAGCCGGAAATCACGCGATTTAAAGGATTGGGAGAGATTTCGCCCGACGAGTTTAAAAACTTTATCGGAGATACCATTCGCCTTGACCCGGTTATGATGGATAAAAATACTTCGATTGAGCAATTATTGTCTTTTTATATGGGTAAAAATACACCGGACAGACAAGAGTTTATTATCAAGAATTTGAAGGTGGAGTTGGATGCGATTGAAGAAGAAGCTTAA
- a CDS encoding DNA gyrase/topoisomerase IV subunit A translates to MKDEEDDNIIRDGEDNNYEENSADDNQDGDSDEIIDVDAKHFEGQHFYENQEEEGQDTITKVTGMYKDWFLDYASYVILERAVPAIEDGFKPVQRRIMHSLKELDDGRYNKVANVVGHTMQYHPHGDASIGDAMVQIGQKDLLIDCQGNWGNILTGDGAAASRYIEARLSKFALEVLYSPKITDWGVSYDGRRAEPNNLPVKFPLLLAQGAEGIAVGLSTKVLPHNFNELIDASIKILKGKPFTLYPDFMTQGIADVSNYNDGLRGGRVRVRAKIAQLDKNTLVITQIPFSTNTTTLIDSILKANDKGKIKIKKIEDNTAADVEILIHLFPGVSPDKTIDALFAFTACETSVAPLGCVIEDNKPLFIGVSHMLKISTERTVDLLRQELEIQLEELKNKWHFATLEKIFIREEMYIDFKLYGDKEGLYKYMYDRFEPFKKAFVREINDDDLQRLTQIPMIRITRFDSDKADDLIARLEDEMKEVEHHLENLIDFAIAYFTKLKEKYGKGRERQTELRIFDNVEATKVVLRNTKLYVNREEGFVGTSLKKDEYVADCSDIDDVIVFLRDGTLMITKVDSKTFTGKDIIHVAVFDKGDKRTIYNMMYRDGKSGPSYIKRFNVTGVTRDKPYDLTNGTNGSQVVYFSHNPNGEAEVVTILLRQIGTIKKLKFDIDFANLAIKGRASKGNLVTKYPIKKIELKEKGISTLLPRKVWFDDTVKRLNVDARGELLGEFKPSDKILVISQAGKVKVIIPELSTHFDEDMIVLEKWKPKKPISAIYYDGEKERYFLKRFLVETENKEESFITDHPNSQLEIVSTDYRPLAQLVFAKVKGVQKEDLHIDVEDFIAVKGFKALGNQLTTDKLKQVNLLEPLPYEEPVEEVVERKVSYNDDGSVETELDDDGQIGLVLD, encoded by the coding sequence ATGAAAGACGAAGAAGACGATAACATAATTCGGGACGGGGAAGATAATAATTACGAAGAAAACTCAGCTGATGATAATCAGGATGGGGATTCTGACGAAATTATTGATGTAGATGCCAAACATTTCGAAGGCCAGCATTTTTACGAAAATCAGGAAGAGGAAGGTCAGGATACGATTACGAAAGTAACCGGAATGTATAAAGACTGGTTCCTGGATTATGCGTCGTACGTAATTCTGGAACGTGCAGTTCCTGCTATCGAAGACGGATTTAAACCGGTACAACGTCGTATTATGCACTCTTTGAAGGAGCTGGATGATGGTCGTTATAACAAAGTTGCCAATGTAGTTGGTCACACCATGCAGTATCACCCACACGGAGATGCTAGTATTGGTGACGCTATGGTACAGATTGGTCAAAAAGATTTATTGATTGACTGCCAGGGAAACTGGGGAAATATATTAACGGGTGACGGTGCTGCAGCTTCGCGTTACATCGAAGCGCGTTTGTCTAAATTTGCTTTGGAAGTTTTATACTCTCCAAAAATTACCGATTGGGGTGTTTCGTATGACGGACGTCGTGCTGAACCGAACAATCTTCCGGTAAAATTCCCATTACTACTGGCACAAGGAGCTGAAGGTATTGCGGTTGGACTTTCAACGAAAGTTTTACCTCATAACTTCAATGAGTTAATCGATGCTTCAATTAAGATTTTAAAAGGAAAACCGTTTACACTTTATCCGGATTTTATGACACAGGGTATTGCCGATGTGTCCAATTATAATGACGGACTTCGTGGCGGTCGTGTGCGTGTGCGCGCTAAAATTGCCCAGTTGGATAAAAACACATTGGTGATTACACAAATTCCGTTTTCGACCAATACCACGACTTTGATTGACAGTATTTTGAAAGCCAATGATAAAGGTAAAATCAAAATCAAGAAAATCGAAGACAATACAGCAGCCGATGTTGAGATTTTAATTCACCTTTTTCCAGGCGTTTCTCCGGATAAAACAATTGATGCTTTGTTTGCTTTTACGGCCTGTGAAACTTCTGTAGCGCCTTTAGGTTGTGTAATTGAAGACAATAAACCGTTGTTTATAGGAGTTTCTCATATGTTGAAAATTTCAACAGAGAGAACGGTTGATTTACTGCGTCAGGAGTTGGAAATTCAATTGGAGGAATTAAAAAACAAATGGCATTTTGCTACTTTAGAAAAAATCTTCATCCGTGAAGAAATGTATATTGACTTTAAGCTGTATGGTGATAAAGAAGGATTATACAAATATATGTACGATCGATTTGAGCCTTTCAAAAAAGCATTCGTCAGAGAAATCAACGACGATGATTTGCAACGACTGACTCAGATTCCGATGATTCGTATCACCCGTTTTGACTCTGATAAAGCCGATGATCTTATCGCTAGGTTAGAAGACGAAATGAAAGAGGTAGAGCATCATTTAGAAAACCTGATAGATTTTGCCATTGCCTACTTTACGAAATTAAAAGAGAAATACGGAAAAGGTCGTGAACGCCAGACAGAACTTCGTATTTTTGATAATGTTGAAGCTACAAAAGTAGTTTTAAGAAATACAAAACTGTACGTAAACCGCGAAGAAGGTTTCGTCGGAACGAGTTTAAAGAAAGACGAATATGTAGCAGATTGTTCTGATATTGATGATGTAATTGTGTTTTTGCGTGATGGTACATTGATGATTACAAAAGTCGATTCCAAAACATTTACAGGAAAAGATATTATACATGTTGCCGTTTTTGATAAAGGAGACAAACGTACAATTTACAACATGATGTATCGTGATGGTAAATCGGGTCCTTCTTATATAAAACGTTTTAACGTGACTGGAGTTACCCGTGACAAACCTTACGATTTGACAAATGGTACAAATGGTTCACAGGTCGTTTATTTTTCACATAATCCAAACGGAGAAGCTGAGGTGGTGACCATTTTACTGCGTCAGATTGGAACTATCAAAAAATTGAAATTTGATATTGATTTTGCTAATTTGGCGATTAAAGGACGCGCTTCAAAAGGGAATCTGGTTACTAAATATCCAATTAAAAAAATCGAATTAAAAGAGAAAGGAATTTCAACTTTACTACCAAGAAAAGTTTGGTTCGACGATACGGTAAAACGTCTGAATGTAGATGCACGAGGCGAACTGTTAGGCGAATTTAAGCCAAGTGATAAGATATTGGTCATTAGCCAGGCAGGTAAAGTAAAAGTTATCATTCCGGAATTGTCTACTCATTTTGATGAAGATATGATTGTTCTGGAGAAATGGAAACCTAAGAAACCGATCTCAGCGATTTATTATGATGGGGAAAAAGAGCGCTATTTTCTGAAACGTTTTCTGGTGGAAACCGAAAACAAGGAAGAAAGTTTTATTACCGATCACCCAAATTCGCAATTAGAAATTGTATCGACAGACTATCGTCCGCTTGCGCAATTGGTTTTTGCAAAAGTAAAAGGAGTTCAGAAAGAAGATTTACATATTGATGTTGAGGATTTCATTGCTGTAAAAGGATTTAAAGCATTAGGAAATCAATTGACCACTGATAAATTGAAACAGGTTAATTTATTAGAGCCATTGCCTTACGAAGAGCCTGTAGAAGAGGTTGTAGAAAGAAAAGTGAGTTATAATGACGATGGTTCAGTTGAAACCGAATTAGATGACGACGGCCAGATTGGTCTGGTTCTGGATTAA